From Aegilops tauschii subsp. strangulata cultivar AL8/78 chromosome 5, Aet v6.0, whole genome shotgun sequence:
AGTCCGACGACAAGAGGGAGTCCAGAGACCCGGATAGAGCTTGGGGACCATCTTGGTGAGCAAGAAAAGAGGGCAACAGAGCAAGATGGCGTGAACTCTCATGTAAACCCTAGCCCCTGTCATCAATATAAGATGGGCTAGGGGTAGCCATTCCCATCTACACCCATAATCTATAGTCTCGATAGGAAGAAAAACCATCTTCATTGTAATCCCTCGCACGAGGAACTCCACCATGAATACAGATCATAAGCAGGGCATATGGTATTACCTCCTTcggagggcccgaacctgggtaacccCCTCGCGTGAACTCCGTTCTGACACTTTCGACCACGCTCGCCATCCTACCGAGAGTATTGACGCTTCTACGTGTCGTCAATCATAGAATCTATACATGAAGGGCATACATGATGTGAAGATGCGTCGGTACATGGGGGCGTGGAGAGCGTCACAGGTTGCTAACCAACTGCACAAGAGATTTTACGAGTAAGGCTACACTTCAATTACAAGGTTAAATAAATCCTAACACTTCCATTAATCCTTGCTTGTCCTTGCGACCGATCATCCTTGGAATCATGTCCTTCAAAAACTTAGTGGAAAAAATTAAGGAGAAATATATAATATGCCATTAAAAACTCCTTCTGAAAACCCAGCGAGATAATAAGGAGAAAATAATATATTTTCTTCATACTTGTACTGATACAGCTTCATTAGAAACCTTACATGAGAAACAGTTAGGTAAAAATCACAAAGGAAAGAGTGCAATACCGAAGATCTGATGATCTTAACAGGTTATAACCTATTAGATTTCTCCCCCTGAATTTTGTAAGTCACCGAGTCGCCTCATACCAATTCCATTTACTACATATTTATGTAACAGATAACCTGGCAAGGACTTGGTAAAAAATCAACGTTGATTATTACATGACTtcgtttgcaaaatacatatttCCCTATTCTTTTGCAGTTCATGTGGATAAGACAACTTAGGAGCAATATGCTTTGTAATATTGCTCTTAATATGCTAAGAGCAACTCTAACAGAGTCGCTATATCAGCGGTGAGCGTAACATATACGGAGCACGCTTCATATGTATATGGAGGCTGGTCAGGCCACACGTAAACTCATAGTCGCCATATCTCGTCCTTCATAATTTGCTTCTTTCCTACGGGAGATATCTTCCCATGCCTAACAAGTGCAATATCTGCGTCAGGATTAAAGTTAGCTCCTGAAATTGTGACCTTTCTCGACAAGCCGGAGGGTTCAAATTGATCAAATTCCGTATGCCGGTCGCACACATGATAAAAAAAGCGACAGAAATGTGCTCTCGAGGTTGACATTTTTTTGTTCCAGAATCACCCATAATACTAACAAGCAATAATTCATTGTCGCGggtctacccccccccccccccccccccacccacacacacacacaatcatCGCTAAATCACAAACATTGTACATTTTCTCAACAATTTTCCACGACCACCTCGCATTCAAACTTTTTTAGAAAAAACCGGAATACAAGGCAAATGATTTTTTTTACGTCATCGTTGTTTCTGGTCTGGTGTAGGACTGTGAAGGCACCCCAAATTTCGCCTGCCACCGCCGGGACCAGGCAAGGAGGGGCAACGGCATGGCCCTTCCTCGTCTTCTTCTTCGGTCCCTTCGCTAAGGACCCTTCCGGTCCTGGCGGGAGAAGGCCACCGTTTGCACGCGGCGTCATAGGGTTTGCCATCTTTGCGCCAAACCCTTCACTGGCAGGGTGGCCGAGGTGTTGGGGTAAGCGGCGGGTGGCGAGGATATTAGTTGGGCTCCCGTGGAATTGTTCTTCCTACCACACCATGGACGTGACTAGTGACAAGCACCAAAACCCTTTTGATCAACCAACTCCAAACCGTGCCATCTGTGGAGCACGAATCAAGGATTGGTTCCAGAGTCCATGCATATcatgttagagttgtgtcgaatattgtgtacaagTTAGGTTACTGTTGGACTCTGAGTTGTATgttaggttacagttggactctgagttgtattgtgtttagataggatatggagtcgtgtccaagtaggacacttgtatcctaggcctctcatatatagcaggggtagacacacgatgtaacctatgccagcataatagcacaggcgcgcaagggggagccggcggcgtgtgccggcgcccggtggccggtgtgcggtattgtgacggtgtcacggggacgagcgcccgtagtcaggccccggggatatagccatatcggtgaacctcgttaacaaatctcggtgtcgtgctcgtgtgattgcttggtcctcgaaTGGTCGACGATATGCCTCGGATTTATTATAACATATCAAAACAGCCAGGCATGCATttcccgaaatgaaaaagaaacaAACATTTATAGCGTGACCGTTTCCCTTCCGAAGACGGGTACCTGTAAACTAGTCAGTGTGACCTCAAGCGTGCGTGCGTTGCCATGCTACCCGGCCCGGTTTTTAATGGCGTTCCCATGTTCGCCGCTGACCCGGACTATACCTGCACAGCTCACCGTGCGTTCTGCACATGCGCCGTGTGTTCCGTCACGGTCCATTGATAAACAGACGATGCATTGCACGCTATGTGCTCCAATCAGGCGCAGGAGATGGGTTGACCGTTGACCCGCTTAGCTGTCTCGGTCAGATGGGCAGATAATCATTGGCTCACtcttcacacacacaaaaaaaactaAGTAGACAACGGTGAACCGATCAGGGGCGCGCCGGCCGGCCGGCGCGGCCACCACCCTGGAGCACGCCGGAGCCGGCGCCGGCGCAGCTTTTGGAAGAAGACAAAATGTTTCAGAAACAGAAGCATAGTAAGCAGTAGCAGCTTGGTAAAATTCCTGTCCCAATCGTGTGGCCTCTATTCACATAGTGGCGGCCGCGTTCAGCCGAAGACAACGAAGAGATCGTCGTCCTAACCGGCTGGCATCTCACGCACAGGCGCAGCGGTGGCACGAGCCCCGCCCCCGCCCCGTTCTTAAAACCCCGCGCGCCTTGACCACTCTCGCCCATCTCCTCTCCGCGACACAACCAAGCGGACACCACGAGGGAGCCCGCCCAGAGCCAGACAAACCAGCCCACGCACCAGCGCCGggacagtgagagcccgccaacGGCCATGGCAGTGGGCGCcgaggccggcggcggcgtgcggcggcgcgGGTGCGCGTGTGCCAAGGCGGACTTCTTCCCGGAGGAGTCGTTCTCGAGCTGGGCGGCGTACGGGCGCGCGCTGCGGAGCACGGCGCCGCGGCTGGCGGACCGCCTCACGTCGCGCTCCCTGGAGGCGACGGAGCTGCACGAGGTGCGCGCCCGGAGCGGCGCCGACATGAAGCGGGACCTCACCTGGTGGGACCTCGCCTGGTTCGGCGTGGGCGCCGTCATCGGCGCCGGCATCTTCGTGCTGACCGGGCAGGAGGCCAAGGAGgtggccggccccgccgtcgtcGTCTCCTACGTCGTCTCCGgcgtctccgccatgctctccgTCTTCTGCTACACCGAGTTCGCCGTCGAGATACCCGTCGCAGGTACGTACGTGCGCACGCACCACATACGCGAGTAGGTGCTATCGACGTGCATGATCTGGTTTAAAAAGTTCGCGAGAGAAAAACAGGCATGATCTCAAGTTCAAAATTTCTCCCGTCGTCGCCGATGAATTAAGATGCTTTTCATTTCCCTTTGGTTGATTTGATTGATTGATGAAGAAAATAAGTAGTTTTTCTAGTGAATTACTAGATGGATAAGAAGGCACGCTACAAACTGGAAAGATTCTCTGTCACTGCTAAACAAGTCCAATTGTCCAAACATGAAGCGGCCCCGTAAATTAGAAAGATTCTAACTACTAGCACACACTTGTAGAGATTCTGAGCCATTTTGGCACTGTGGTGCTAAACATAGTAACATCACAGAGAAGAATGCAAAGGTGTCATATACGTATATGCCTACATGCATGAATGGCCAGTTTCTTGCCCCGTCTGATTACCAAATGAACCATCGAAGGATGAATGGGTACGCTTGATCTAATCTGCACAAATGAACCAGCGAAGGATGAGTACTAGTCTTCACACAGTCACACTGCGGCTACTTGTTCAGTCAAAGACTCAAAGCCCAGACAAGTGTGCGGCATTCTTTTTCTCCGCAATGCTATCCAGTTGAACTGATGACTCGAGACTGGCTCACATGGATCCTTAACCTCGCACGCCTTAatatatttttttcctttcaaaCAAAACGAACGGTGTTTAAAAAATAATATCGTTTGTCAATTCTCCTTGGACTTTGGGAGATAGTTCACACTTCACCTCAGCAAACTAGTCTCAAGTGAGAAATCCAGTACGTACCACTGTTCTTTGGTCAAAATACCCTGCTTTCTCGAGACGATTATTCTCTTCATTTGACCAGATACTAACAGAGCGTAGCAACCATAGTAGAAGCGTTGGACGAAATTCTTGTGAAGGATCGGCTTCGATCAATCCCTGATGAATGAAGAAGGTTGATAAAAAAATTTGGATGCATTGCATTAACTGCAGGCGGGTCGTTCGCGTACCTGCGGGTGGAGCTGGGCGACTTCATGGCGTTCGTGGCGGCGGGCAACATCCTGCTGGAGTACTGCAtcggcggcgcggcggtggcgcgcgCCTGGACCTCCTACTTCGCCACGCTGCTCAACCACCAGCCCAGCGACTTCCGCATCCACGCCCCCGCCCTCTCCCCCCACTACTCCGAGCTCGACCCCATCGCCGTCGTGGTGATCACGCTCATCTGTGCCCTCGCCGTCCTCAGCACCAAGGGCTCCTCCCGCTTCAACTACCTCCTCTCCATCCTCCACCTCGCCGTCGTCGCCTTCATCATCGTCGCCGGCCTCACCAAGGCCGACACGTCCAACATGCGCGACTTCGCGCCCTTCGGCGCCCGCGGCATCTTCGCCGCCTCCGCCGTCCTCTTCTTCGCCTACATCGGCTTCGACGCCGTCAGCACCATGGCCGAGGAGACCAGGAACCCGGCCCGCGACATCCCCGTCGGCCTCGTCGGGTCCATGGCCGTCACCACCGCGCTCTACTGCGTGCTCGCCGTCACGCTCTGCCTCATGCAGCCCTACGGCGCCATCGACAAGGACGCGCCCTTCTCCGTCGCCTTCGCCGACCGGGGCATGGACTGGGCCAAGTACGTCGTCGCCTTCGGCGCGCTCAAGGGGATGACCACCGTGCTGCTCGTCAGCGCCGTCGGCCAGGCGCGCTACCTCACGCACATCGCCCGCACGCACATGATGCCGCCCTGGCTCGCGCGGGTGCACCCCAGGACCGGCACGCCCGTCAACGCCACCGTCGTCATGCTCTTCGCCACCGccgtcatcgccttcttcaccgACCTCGGCATCCTCGCCAACCTCCTCTCCATCTCCACGCTCTTCATCTTCATGCTCGTCGCCGTCGCGCTGCTCGTCCGCCGCTACTACGTCACCGGCGAGACCACCGCGGCC
This genomic window contains:
- the LOC109738106 gene encoding cationic amino acid transporter 1, which codes for MAVGAEAGGGVRRRGCACAKADFFPEESFSSWAAYGRALRSTAPRLADRLTSRSLEATELHEVRARSGADMKRDLTWWDLAWFGVGAVIGAGIFVLTGQEAKEVAGPAVVVSYVVSGVSAMLSVFCYTEFAVEIPVAGGSFAYLRVELGDFMAFVAAGNILLEYCIGGAAVARAWTSYFATLLNHQPSDFRIHAPALSPHYSELDPIAVVVITLICALAVLSTKGSSRFNYLLSILHLAVVAFIIVAGLTKADTSNMRDFAPFGARGIFAASAVLFFAYIGFDAVSTMAEETRNPARDIPVGLVGSMAVTTALYCVLAVTLCLMQPYGAIDKDAPFSVAFADRGMDWAKYVVAFGALKGMTTVLLVSAVGQARYLTHIARTHMMPPWLARVHPRTGTPVNATVVMLFATAVIAFFTDLGILANLLSISTLFIFMLVAVALLVRRYYVTGETTAANRNKLVACIAAILATSVATATCWGLNVDGWVPYAVTVPAWLASTVCLWALVPQARTPKLWGAPLVPWLPSASIAINIFLLGSIDAKSFERFGIWSAALLVYYLFVGLHASYDEAKAIAAEARAGKVEDGDAGQVAPPTNGK